From the Vibrio tubiashii ATCC 19109 genome, the window GGTGATTGGCGATGGGCCGATGTCATCAAAGCTTCAACAGCAAGCCGACTACCTGCATTTGTCAGACAACGTTCACTTCGTTGGCGAGAAGTCCAATGTAGTTGGCTGGCTAAAAGGTTGTGATGCGTTCATTAGTGGCGCACGGAGTGAAGCTTTTGGTTTGGTTATCGCAGAAGCTGCTCTAGCTAAGCTTCCAATCGTTGCTCCTTTTGAAGGAGGCATTCCAGAGTTTATCCAACACGGTCAAACAGGGGTATTGTATCCAAATAATGGTGTCGCTCCTATTGCCAAAGCAATGCGCATTTTAGTTAACAACCCTAAGCTTTGTGCACGCCTTGCCAACCAAGCTCACGAGTCAATTGTTAAGCACCACGACATTTCCGTTAGCTGCGCCAAGATTGAGCGTTTGTATCTAACGCTTCTTGATCAACCTCAGCAGTCAAAGCGCTCGTACCTAAACACGTTACTGCCAATTAAGACTTACGTAGCGAATCGCCTTTCATTAGGAGGTCAGCATGGCTAGCAATAAGAACAAAACATTGATATTTGACCCCATCACGTTCAAAGGTGGTTCTAAGATCGCGACCAGTGACGCGCTTAATGTTTGCCGAATCGCCAGCAATGAATTTATTGTGTTGACCGTTGACCCAGAGTTCTGGAAAGCGACAGAATTCTATGCCAAACACAATGTCACTTTACGCAAAGTTTCTGCGGTTTCTTGGCTGATGAAAAAGCATAACGGTGCCTTCTACTGGTTAAACCAACTCTACCTTTTGCTCATTATGCTCAAAACCTTGGTGATGGAACGTGGTATAGCCAAAATAGTGGGAGCTTCCGGTCCTGGAATCGACATGCCAATGTACTTGCTTAAAGCTTTCTTAAACATTGAAGTCACCCAATTTATCCACGGTAATGTGGGGCTATCACGCTCTATCGGCTACTGCCTGACAATAGCAGATGCAGTTTTCTATTTGCCATCTACTCGCAAAAGTCTAAAGGTTGCACTTGAAGCTTATCTTCAACACGCAACAAAGATTGAAGATACCTCCGCCTTGGCTGAAAGCTATTTAAAATCCTCCAGCTATCAGTCTTTTGTCAATGGCATCCCTGCGCAGCGTTGGCCTACAGAATGTCAAAAGAGTGTTCCTATCTGCTTCTGGGCCGCTTCGCTATTAAAGTGGAAAGGTCTCGATACGCTTATAGAAGCCTCCAAACTTGCCGCTCGCTGTAAACCTATCGCGCTTAATGTTTGCTTTATTCGTCCCGTCGACACCTGTCTACCAGTGTCTGTGGCGCCAGTGTTACTAAAGCACACAGAATGGTACGAAG encodes:
- a CDS encoding glycosyltransferase family 4 protein; the protein is MASNKNKTLIFDPITFKGGSKIATSDALNVCRIASNEFIVLTVDPEFWKATEFYAKHNVTLRKVSAVSWLMKKHNGAFYWLNQLYLLLIMLKTLVMERGIAKIVGASGPGIDMPMYLLKAFLNIEVTQFIHGNVGLSRSIGYCLTIADAVFYLPSTRKSLKVALEAYLQHATKIEDTSALAESYLKSSSYQSFVNGIPAQRWPTECQKSVPICFWAASLLKWKGLDTLIEASKLAARCKPIALNVCFIRPVDTCLPVSVAPVLLKHTEWYEDPDNLDEIRSQSNIFVSTSCNEPFGLSILEALAAGMCVVIPQDGSFWDQQLTHNENCIKYQPNNADSLCDALLYATNDSQAFERCCTKARVVAEQYKAEYRYQRFAQHINGDIVTSMIRACD